TGTAAATGCAGGATGGTGGAGAATTGTCAACAACTCTTCTTTTTCCTCTATATAAAATTCATTCGCAGTCAACTCGTTCATCAGTTCCGCTGCCTTCTTCATCAGCTCCACCAGCGCTTCAGCACCTTTGTAGATCAGCTGGGTATTCACATCCATGGCAATCATGTTGGTGAGTTTGCGGGCGACTGAATTTTCCTGTGTTGTTAGTTTGGAGCGTTCATCGGTATTTTCCAGGTAAGGCTCTGCTGCATCGAAGTCAGAACTTTTAAAAGGGAAAACTGTTCCCAGTGCGGCAAAGGATTGAATAATGCTGCTGCGTTTGTTGATGGCTTCATGGCCGGAAAGCGGATAGCGGAACATTTCTTCCAGTACAGCTGCTCCGCCTCTGGTAGAGCAGCGATTGAAAATATTGCTGATGGATTCGCCGCCATGTTTTCCGAAGATATGCAGATCTTCCAGGGTTTGTTTATCAGTTGTAAATGACATGTGAGAGGGTTGTGTATCCTGGCGAATATCAGATATATTTTCGGAAATGGTGGAGCAGGAATTTTTTTCAGGCTTCGGGACAATTTTAAAACTCGCCGTGAAAGCCAGTATCAGAGCCAGTTGCAGCAAATGAGCGTGAATAAAAATTGTATGATCTTCAAAAAAAATGCAGCATACGCTACAGGTAGCGATGCTGCAAATCTATTTTTGATGAGTTGTTGTTATTGTTCTGAAGGGATCAGCACGATCTTGAATTTAATACCGGTTGTTGGTTTGAAACCATCTGATCCATTCGCGCCCTGAATACTGATGGTCAATCCTCCGGGCTTGTAAAAGTAGGTGTAACTATAACCGCCATAAACCTGCGGCAACACTTCATAGTTAGTGCCGTCGAACATAGCAGCCACCACTACTCCATCGTTCTCAAAAACCACATCATCAATTTCAGGCATATCGATAGCAGTTATATAGGTGCCGTCTGACTGGTTAAAGCTCCAACCGGACGGAGGTACGGTATATACAATCGTTCGGTTAGGTATTTCCGTTACTTCCGTTGTATAGTATTCCTTTTTACAGGAGACACCAAGGACCAGAACAAACAAAAGGGCAATTATGGATAATTTATTCATACGGTGAGTTTATTGGTTAGACTACAAAGGCTGTGCAGAAATTTCTGCACAGCCCTTGATTAACAAAATTTTGCAAAATACAAGACCAGCAGCGGTACTGACTGCAACGACAAATTCTTATCTGTTAGAATACCTACCAAAATTTCCTAAGAGACTTGAACCTGTCAAACTTCCTTCATGAAAGTTGCAGCTTTCGCGCCACTGGTCCTGATACACCACTTGAATAGCCCTGACATTTAACGTTTCAGAACCTTGTGCCTGCTGAATGAACCGTTTTCATTTTGTATGCTCAGGAAATAAACGCCCGGCACAAATCGCGACATATCGATTAATAGTATCTGGTCTTTTTCAACTGAAATCGATCTTATTACCTGTCCTGAAATATTGGTAATACTGATCTTATTCTTTCCCTTCAGACCTTCGATCCTGAGCTCGCCCACCACCGGATTAGGAGCTACAGTGATATTCAAGGCAGGAGAGAATGTTGCCATACTTACCGGACTATATTTATACCGGCCATCAAGATCTATTTGTTTCAGGCGATAGTAATTCTTATCAGCGAGCGGCGCATTGTCTGCATAAGCATAATCTTCCCTGTTACTGCTGTTGCCGTTCACTGCTTTCGAGCCAACAAAGTCTATACGGCTCCAGTTGTTTCCATCTGCGCTTCGTTCAATCTCGAACCCTTTATTGTTCTGTTCACTTGAAGTAGCCCACTTAAGAATTACGTTACTCTTTCCTGCCTGAGCGGTAAACGACAGCAATGTAACAGGTAGCACTGCACTCAGGTTTTGCGTGGAAGACAGGTAAACAAAGCTGGAACCCAGGGGAACATTATGGAACTCCACATAATAAATTCCGTCTTCGATTCCGGAGGCATCGGGCGCTATTGCCTCGGCCTTTCCGCCAGTGAAGAGGCCATCTTCGTAAACATCTGCAATTACATCATCCGCACTACCGTCGTACCTGAACCATCCACTGGTCAATGCAGCCGGAACATTCGTTGCATTCATCTCGTCTGCACTATAATAAACCCTCAATTTACCGGAGGAAACCGGTGAAGCATTATTATCAACAATTGATGCAATGCGTGGCATCAGGTTGGTAGTGTGAACAGCTCCGCTATAGCCAACTCCTTCAGGAGTAATTGTTACTTCCAGGTTACTCAGTTCTGGTGCTGCAATTCCAGACAATCCCAAAAGCTTTTGAGTTGGATCTCCTGTTTTGTTGAAGTGAGCCCATTCCCCTGTTCCGCAGTTATCATTGTATTCTCCGGTGGTTTCAACAATTTCCGGAAGATAGACTGTGCCTGTACTTAATGGAGTTACTCTTCCGAAAGTGAAATAGCTTGCTCCGTTGGGGAAGCTGTGCAATGCCTCATAGTTTGTTCCGTTCAATGTAAGCGCAATTGCTGTAACATTGGTGGTGAAGGCTGCATCGTCAGCAAAGATGATAGCATAGTCTGCGCAGGCATCATTTGCCAGCGTGGTGGTGCCTACTGAAGCCTGCGGGAATCGTATGAACAACTGATCGGCAATGCCGGTGTTCTGTACTTTCCAAACGCGGTTCATACGGCGTCCGTTATTGATACTTCCTGCATAGCTGAATGCAGTAAAGGTACCGGCAGTATTGGTCATCGCCTGTGTATTACCGTTATCTCCCCAGATGAGGAACTTTCCATCGGCGATGGCGCTGGTATTTTCTTCATTGGTTGGAGCGATAGTTCCCAACGCCATGATCACCTGCCCATTGGTATTTGCATGCTGGCTGCGGCTTTGCTTTTGAAGCAGTGCAGAGTTGAAGTCGTGCCCAATGCCCGCTACGTTATTGTAGAATCCGGTATTGGCTGCAGCATCCCATACAATTACATCCTGGGATGTAGTATAGTTGTTGGAGTTTTGCAGGGTAATGCCATATTTGATGGCCAGGTAGGCATCAACTTTATTCCTTTCTGCGGCAGTAATGGTTCCATTGCCGTAGATGATCAGTTCCCCGATATTGCCGGTAAATCCTGCATCATCACCACCAGCAACATCTACCGCATTAGATCCGAACATAAATCCTCCTGTTACAGGTCCTCTGGCCGTGTGGTTGTAAATTGCCCCCATCACATTGCCGTTAAGACCTTTACTCATCGAGGTATTGGTAAATTTATGATACATGATACTGGAAACATTGGTCAGGAAGTTGATGTTCCCGGGATTGGGAGCTCCGAGGCTTCCTCCGGTATTATCTCTTCTTGCTATTGTTCCATTGGTATACAAACCCGGATGATCCCAGTTGGTTCCATTAAGCGTAGTATTATTCATACCGATATTGAAGAACCGGGTGCCAGCCATACCCTCTTTCGTTAAGGTGAATATGTCAAAGTCCAAAGATGACAGTGTGGGTTCTGAAATATTTCCGAGCGACTGATTGGCATTGGTGAAGTTGATTCCGGGATTGAAATTGAAATAAGCAGAGTCTCCGGTTTTGAATTGAGGTAATGCTCCTGTTCCTAGTTGAGAAGTAACAACGCCGGAAGTAAAGTCTGTCCATTTAACCAGGTTGGTTCCGTTACCTGCAGATTCAGTCAGCTTATCTGCCCTGTACCAATGGCTCAGTCCGTTTGTTACACCACCGGGTGCCTGTACATAGGCTGCGAATGTAAAATACTGTCCATCGCTCAATGTAACATCGGCATAGGAATATGTGATTCCATTTACAAGCTGTGTTCCAGTCATGTCAGTGAATACATCAGTAGCATCGATCACATCATCCGAACTTTGCACCAGTTTCATATTGGTGAGGCCACTGGGCCATGCAACCCTGACAGTACCAATGCTACCAGTGTTTTGCACTTTCCAAATCGCTGCAAAGCGTTTATTGATGGCTGTTACACCGGTAATGATTACAGTTGGTCCCTTGGCCAGGTTATTATCGCCCCATACCAGGTACTGACCGTTCGACAATACACCGGTGTTGGCAGCATTGGTATTAGCCAGGCCGGTAGTACTGATCAGCACCTGCCTGCCTGTGTTGGTGCTCCATGATTGCTTTTGTGATAAAGAGCCAAGATCATCACGACCAATACCGGCAATGTTATGATGATATCCGGTATTCAACGCGGCATTCCACACAGTACCATTCATTGCATTCTTATAATCGCGTGTTCCGTTGGCAAAAGTAGTACCATACTTAATGGACATGTATGTTTCTACGCGGTCCATTTCCGCTACATCCAATCTGTGTTCAAAAACCACCATTTCATTCAGCTGACCGTTCAAGGCACCTGTATTACCATCAAGCCCCATCATCATGTCACGGCCATTATTATCCGTATTCAGTACATTCAGTATGGCATCTGCGGTTGTGTAGTCTGTGCGGATACCGTTCAGTGATACGGTGGCATTATCGAGGTTAGTGATTCCGTTCTGCCATCCTGCTCCTGCGGTAAAATATGATTTGTTCGAGAAAGCATTGCTGCTATACCCCGTGTATGCAGAGCCTGTTCTTGTATAGAACAACAACTTGTTTTGTGGGCCGAATATGTGTAAACCTGCATCGTCATTGGTTTCATTAAATCCAAAGAAACCTGTCTGATTGACGGTATTTACATACCCTGCAGCATACAGCGATCCATTAGCTCTGTCGATTATTTGGTTCGCAATATCCGGATTGTAATATAAGCGTGCATTATTATAAAAGGTAACGGTTGGATTAAAATTCGCCAGGGTTGTTTCGTTGGAGAAACGGGGACGTTGCTGTCCTCCATATTGACTGAAATTATGTCCCGTACCGCGGTATTCATTCCATTGCTGAACATCCTGTCCGTCGGTAACCGCTGTAGTACCGGCATCAGAAAATAACTGACCGGCTGCGTCTGCACGGTACCATGCAGCAGAAGCTACATTACCCGGACCTACCACATAACCGGCAAAAGTGAAGTACTCCCCGTTGGGAAGTGTAACATCTGCATAATTATACACCACACCATTGATGGACATTGTATTTCCAGTCATGTCTGTTCGCGGATCGGTATCATCAAAGATGGCGTCTGCACTCTGAATCAAATGTATCCCTGCCACTCCGCTTGGCCAGCATACCCGTACAGCACCGATATTACCGGTATTCTGTACTTTCCATATGGCAGCAAAACGCAGGTTCAGCTCAGGAATACCTGGGTAAATAAATGAAGTTGCCATTGATTTGGCTAAGCCGTTATCTCCCCAGAGCAACCATTGTCCTTCTGCCAGCCCGACTGTATTCAATGCATTCGTATTTGCCAGACCGGTAGTTCCGATCAGCACCTGCTGGCCGGCAATATTGCTCTGTGATTGTTTCTGGTGGAGGGCACTGCTTTCATCTCTGGCAAGGCCGGCAATATTTTTATTGTAGCCGGTATTGGCTGTTGCATCCCAAACAACAGTGGAAGAACTGTTCAGGTAATTGGGCACAGATAAGCCATCCTCTGTTTTTAATGTGATGCCATATTTAACGGCGAGGTAAGAATTGATCCTTTGCTTTTCATCACCACCTGAGTTCTGGTGGTCTACACTGTATGCAAACACTTCGGATATACCTCCCTGGTGGTGTTCATTACCGCCTGCCTGCACGTTATGCCCTTCGGATCCAATGGCGAAGTTTACAGGAGTCCTGTTATTATTCAATGTTCCGATATGGGTGGTAGTAGAGCTGTAGGTTTTACCATCGAGGTTCATGTAAACCCCGTTGATATTATTTCCGCGCCAGGACATACCGCCGATATTGGCAGGCAGTGTTCGTGCATCCATATCCGTTGTCATTATAGCACGTCCATTATCTCTCCACAATTCATACCGTTCATCCCATCGGAAGAAATTGGGATCATCATCAGCCCATCCATATGGTGTGTTCCAGCCACCTCTGCCGGAGTTGAACATTACACCGTAAGTGGAGCCAGGACTGTTGACAGTGGGGAAATAAAGATCTCCTTCCCTATAGAAGAAATCATTGGTTCCGTCGAAATAGTAGAAGGGATTGAAATTGAAATTATAGGTTTTGTTGTCGGCCTTATAAGCATTGTCAGTTACCAGTAAAGGTTGGTAGGTTGCATTATTGTTCTGCGCAACATCCCTGCCGTTGCCGGAAACGTCCTGCCATTTATTTTTTGCACCTGGAGTAACAACGCCATCATCGGCTTTATGCCACATGAGGAGTCCATCTACTACTCCACCGGGTGAAGGAACTTTTGCACCAAAAGTAAAATATTGACCATCGGAAAGTATTACATCTACATAATTATAAATAATGCCATTGATCGTTGTTTCATTGGCAGACATGTCCGAAACATTATCGGTTGCATCAAAAACTGCATCAGCACTCTGGATCAGTTTCAGGTTGATAAGGTTTTTGGGCCATGCAACGCGTACTGTTCCAACGGCACCTGAGTTTTGAACTTTCCAGGTAGCTGCGAACCGGTGGCTGATGCCGGTGATCCCTGGGATGGCAATGTTGGCCGTTTTGGCAAGACCATTGTCGCCCCAGATAAGATACTGCCCGTCTGTAAGGCTTCCAATATTGGCTGCATTTGTGTTGGCGAGCGATCCAACGCCGATGAGTACCTGTTGGCCTTGATTGGTGCTCCAGGATTGCTTTTGATAGAGCGCTCCGTTATTATCCCGGGCTATACCGGCAATATTGTTATGCCAGCCTGTATTGGCAGCAGCATTCCAGACAGTAGTATTAGTTGAGTTCTTATAGTCCCGTCCTCCGCTGGCATAAGTAGTACCATACTTTATTGCCAGGTAGGTTTCCACCTGGTCCATCTGCGGGATGGTGAGTTTGTCTTCAAAAACAAGGATCTCATTCAACTGGCCGCTGAATGCGCCATAGTTATTATCTCCGCCAATCCGCAGGTCGCGGGCGCCTGTGGAGAGATTCGCATTTTGCAGCTGACTGGCGGCATAGTCGATCCTGTTTCCATTCAGTGATACAGTAGCGCCTGCATAGGAGGCGGATGCACCTGCGCCATTCCTCCATCCTGCTCCTGCTGTGAAAAAGGATCTGGCTGCCATGGGAGCGGTACTTTGTCCCTGGTATCCGGGCCCGCCGGTAAAGAACAGCAGATGGAAATTGGAAGCATAGGTATGCAGGCCTGGATAATCCATCGATGGATGAAAACCAAGGAAGCCATTGCGTTTTTGTACATTCATAAAGCCGGCTGCATACAATGATCCTTCAGCTCTGTCTATAATGTTGATACCAGTGCCGGCAGTGAACTGCATCCAATCGTTACTGCCATCAAAGGTGAGGGTTGGGTTGAAGTTTGCGAGGTTGGTGACATTGGAGAAAACCGGCCTTGCACCGGATGTTGCCTGTAAGAAATTAAATCCTTTGCCGGTAGATTCGTCCCATCTGTAAACCGGGCTGTTGTCAGTCACCTGGGTGGTGCCATTATCTGTAAATAATCCTGAAATCAAATCAGCCCTGTACCAGGCTGCTGCCGGAACTCCTCCGGGTGATTGTCCTTTGAGTGTCAGGGTCGACAGCAATATGCCAGCCAGCCCAAAAGAGCAGATCAAATTTTTGTACATAAGATGATGGAATTAGAAAAAGGAAAAATGGATAATTAACCGTCCGTTATAGTTTTCGTATTAAAACTAGACATATTATGATCATCTGCCTTGAGATACAGTAATACCTGAAGCTGGCAATTGAACAATCCCGGTAATAGAAAACCCCTATATCTGTATAAGGCTTATTACCTAACGGTAATTGAACCGGGGATGCGGAATAAATTTTTTGAGTAAGCATTTTCGTGAATGCCGCAATGAATCAGGGTTTCCATCTATATCTAACTGGTTTCTTGCAATAAACAATGACTGATATGAAAGAATTCATCCTATTATCCTTCCATAAAAAGTATAGTACTTCTTCAATTTACCAACTCAATAAATTATATACTACAGATATCCATATAGTTATTTCATTAGCTTTGTCTGGCACAGCTCATAACCTACCTCTTCATGATTCTTATTGTTTTGTTGATTTCCCTTTTGCCCATTGTTGTTCAATCGCAAGCTCAAGCAAGCGAATCTTCTTCTTTAATGGATAGAGTTTGGCTGTTATCTGATAAGAATGCAATAAAGGGTTCTGCAAAACTGAAAGCTGTTCATGAGATTGGGCAAAATGGTTTTGGTAAGCCTATCTACAATAAAAGCCTTCT
This portion of the Pseudobacter ginsenosidimutans genome encodes:
- a CDS encoding T9SS type A sorting domain-containing protein — its product is MYKNLICSFGLAGILLSTLTLKGQSPGGVPAAAWYRADLISGLFTDNGTTQVTDNSPVYRWDESTGKGFNFLQATSGARPVFSNVTNLANFNPTLTFDGSNDWMQFTAGTGINIIDRAEGSLYAAGFMNVQKRNGFLGFHPSMDYPGLHTYASNFHLLFFTGGPGYQGQSTAPMAARSFFTAGAGWRNGAGASASYAGATVSLNGNRIDYAASQLQNANLSTGARDLRIGGDNNYGAFSGQLNEILVFEDKLTIPQMDQVETYLAIKYGTTYASGGRDYKNSTNTTVWNAAANTGWHNNIAGIARDNNGALYQKQSWSTNQGQQVLIGVGSLANTNAANIGSLTDGQYLIWGDNGLAKTANIAIPGITGISHRFAATWKVQNSGAVGTVRVAWPKNLINLKLIQSADAVFDATDNVSDMSANETTINGIIYNYVDVILSDGQYFTFGAKVPSPGGVVDGLLMWHKADDGVVTPGAKNKWQDVSGNGRDVAQNNNATYQPLLVTDNAYKADNKTYNFNFNPFYYFDGTNDFFYREGDLYFPTVNSPGSTYGVMFNSGRGGWNTPYGWADDDPNFFRWDERYELWRDNGRAIMTTDMDARTLPANIGGMSWRGNNINGVYMNLDGKTYSSTTTHIGTLNNNRTPVNFAIGSEGHNVQAGGNEHHQGGISEVFAYSVDHQNSGGDEKQRINSYLAVKYGITLKTEDGLSVPNYLNSSSTVVWDATANTGYNKNIAGLARDESSALHQKQSQSNIAGQQVLIGTTGLANTNALNTVGLAEGQWLLWGDNGLAKSMATSFIYPGIPELNLRFAAIWKVQNTGNIGAVRVCWPSGVAGIHLIQSADAIFDDTDPRTDMTGNTMSINGVVYNYADVTLPNGEYFTFAGYVVGPGNVASAAWYRADAAGQLFSDAGTTAVTDGQDVQQWNEYRGTGHNFSQYGGQQRPRFSNETTLANFNPTVTFYNNARLYYNPDIANQIIDRANGSLYAAGYVNTVNQTGFFGFNETNDDAGLHIFGPQNKLLFYTRTGSAYTGYSSNAFSNKSYFTAGAGWQNGITNLDNATVSLNGIRTDYTTADAILNVLNTDNNGRDMMMGLDGNTGALNGQLNEMVVFEHRLDVAEMDRVETYMSIKYGTTFANGTRDYKNAMNGTVWNAALNTGYHHNIAGIGRDDLGSLSQKQSWSTNTGRQVLISTTGLANTNAANTGVLSNGQYLVWGDNNLAKGPTVIITGVTAINKRFAAIWKVQNTGSIGTVRVAWPSGLTNMKLVQSSDDVIDATDVFTDMTGTQLVNGITYSYADVTLSDGQYFTFAAYVQAPGGVTNGLSHWYRADKLTESAGNGTNLVKWTDFTSGVVTSQLGTGALPQFKTGDSAYFNFNPGINFTNANQSLGNISEPTLSSLDFDIFTLTKEGMAGTRFFNIGMNNTTLNGTNWDHPGLYTNGTIARRDNTGGSLGAPNPGNINFLTNVSSIMYHKFTNTSMSKGLNGNVMGAIYNHTARGPVTGGFMFGSNAVDVAGGDDAGFTGNIGELIIYGNGTITAAERNKVDAYLAIKYGITLQNSNNYTTSQDVIVWDAAANTGFYNNVAGIGHDFNSALLQKQSRSQHANTNGQVIMALGTIAPTNEENTSAIADGKFLIWGDNGNTQAMTNTAGTFTAFSYAGSINNGRRMNRVWKVQNTGIADQLFIRFPQASVGTTTLANDACADYAIIFADDAAFTTNVTAIALTLNGTNYEALHSFPNGASYFTFGRVTPLSTGTVYLPEIVETTGEYNDNCGTGEWAHFNKTGDPTQKLLGLSGIAAPELSNLEVTITPEGVGYSGAVHTTNLMPRIASIVDNNASPVSSGKLRVYYSADEMNATNVPAALTSGWFRYDGSADDVIADVYEDGLFTGGKAEAIAPDASGIEDGIYYVEFHNVPLGSSFVYLSSTQNLSAVLPVTLLSFTAQAGKSNVILKWATSSEQNNKGFEIERSADGNNWSRIDFVGSKAVNGNSSNREDYAYADNAPLADKNYYRLKQIDLDGRYKYSPVSMATFSPALNITVAPNPVVGELRIEGLKGKNKISITNISGQVIRSISVEKDQILLIDMSRFVPGVYFLSIQNENGSFSRHKVLKR